acataataagattatgaaacaaacaacctgcaaaaacagacactgtacaaaaacaagTAAAGTGAACATAAAGacataaagtggaatgatgttaagtgttattgtaatgaaaacagaaaatatgcaacagtagtgaccatgatacagaaaataattaaaaataattagaaagtaagtgaccataatattaataatactacaagatagcatactggaaatatgaatattgcaatgtaaccattttaagtgaccatgatataaatatagatgttaagtgttgaatattatgatgtgagaggtttagtggagaaaaagataatagacagggactacaacattatcaggtggtgctggtgttgtagagcctgactgcagccgggatgaaggacctgcggaacctctccttcttacactgtgggtgtaacagtctgctgctgaaggagctgctcagggaccccacaatgtcatgcagggggtgagaggtgttgcccatgatggacgccagcttggctaacatccttctgtcccccacttcctcaatggagtccagaggaccgcacaggacagagctcgctcttcttatcagtctgttgagcctgctcctgtctctgtccgtgctaccccccctccagcagaccacagcgtagaagatggctgaggccaccacagagtcataaaaagtcctgaggagagccctgcacactccgaaagacctcagcctcctcagcagatgaaggcggctctggcccttcttatagagggcatgtgtgttgtccgaccagtccagtttgttgttgaggtgaacACCCAGGAATTTGTAGTTCTTCACCACCTCTATGTCCAATCCctggatgttcactggtgttaaGTTTGATGCTTTTTTCCGGAAGTTCACGATCATCTCCTTCGTCTTGCTGGTGTTCAGCTGAAGCTGGTTCAGCTCACTCCAGCTGACGAAGTCTGTAATGACCGCCCTGTACTCCAGGTCATTTCCCTCAGGAACACATCCAACGATggctgtgtcatcagagaacttctggatgtggcagtgtgtggtgttgtgggtGAAGTCGGATACACAGACATCTTTTTCAGATGGAATCTGataaaaaccttttttgatCAGCTTCACTTATTAATTCTTGGGAAGGTCTAGAATTATAGCGACAACAGTGAGTGTTCATTTAGTAAACATGTTGTGCACAAGGCATGAAAACAATTATAGGCAGAATGGTAGAATTCCAGTTATGTCAAGTGAAGAAATGGATACCTGCTTAGCTTTGAATTCAGCTTTTATTCAACAAGAATTCCTAATTATTCCATATTTTGTCGAAGAACATGTTTAGGAATGTATGGGGAAATTACAGATATTTACAATGAAGTGTTGTAAAGCTCCTTATTCATTTTCATACATCTATCTTCAGATACAAACCAACAAGGCATCAGTTTcataattttcattttttgtattaGGAAAGGCTCACAAGcataattcatattttgagTTATTTAATGAACAAAAAATCAACAGTTACTTACACTCACACAATTGACTcagcttttaaaatgttatgGTTAAGTCATGCAATTCTCAAAAGCTTTAACAGCTAAATTTGATCACATGCAATTCTGAGGGAGATATTGAATAATAATATGTAACATATTTCCAAATCAAAAATGTTTAGAAAACAAAGCTCATATAAATAACAGGAATATACACATAGTTTATAAAAACAAGCTCCATCCTTTGGCAACCAGGCATTTGTTACTCAAGAGAGATACTGGAGCCGGCTTTATCTGGTGAAAACTGTGGTAAGAGTGagttaaagttatttatttgtatgtatttacaaGGTTACCAAACTGAAGCTTTATGTATCAGGTTAATGCAGCAGGAATTAGTCAGCATCTTAAACCTTGACATTAAGGCCGAGCATATTGGAGAGGCTCaatgacattttgtcattttcatctGATTTCAAAATTTCAGGGCCCGCTAAGCCCAGTGCAGACTCGAGCTTATCTACTTTAAATGTACCTCCTCTAACTAGGAAGGAATCCTCTGCTTCTGTAGATGCACTGGCATCAAGACTTGGGGCGGCAAGCTTCAGATCAATATCTGTTTTCACTTCAGTTGGTGTGACATTAGGAGAGGGTCCTTTTTGCATTGCCATCTTCAATCTCTCCATAATGTCAATCTTCTCTCCCCCTGCAGATTTTGCATTTAATATTGGCAAGCGGATCCCTTTGCTGAAAACATAATCCTTTTCATCTGTGACAGGTTTTGATAAGCCAAATATATCATTGGATTCACTGCCGTCAATGCCGTGTCTCGGTAGTCTGTGGGATCGGAATGCAGGAATCTCCATCTCATCACCTGACCCATCAGTTTCGGTGTTAAGGCTTGTGTCTAACTTTAGAGCAGACATGTTGGCATCCGCTGTAATATTGCCTATGTTCACCTTGGGTGCGTCCATCCCAGCCTCAGCTGAAGGATGAACACTAGGAACTTCTACTTCAGATTTTGAAAGGCCAAATTTTGGAATCTTGAAAGGCAATTTAAGGTCACCCAAAGGAGAATTAAAAGCTGGTTTATTGAGCTTTGCATCAGGCCCATTGATATTCACATCGGGTGCATCCAGTTGCGCTTTTGGTAACTTGGTGTCTATGTTTGGTGCTGAGAAATTTCCATCAATGTTTGGTGAAGAACGGCTGAGATCTGGTACTTTCAGTCCAGCTTTGGGCAAACCGAGGTCCCCCTTTGCATTAATGTTCGGAGTAGAAAGCTTTAAATCTGGTAAATCTGTCTTAAGATCAGCATCCAGATCTCCTTTAATTGTGGGGGCAGAAAGATTCCACATTGGTGTTTTGACATCAGCTGATGGCAAATTAACATCTACATCAGGAACAGAGACACCTGGAGTCGTAAGCTCTGCATCAGGTAATTGAGCCTTTGATCCTCCGATATTCCATTTTGGAAGGCTGAATGAAGGCATTTTAAATTTTCCAGGAGCATCAATGTCAACATCTGGTGTTTTAACGTCTACATCTGGTGCTTTCAGGTTCCAATCTGGGGCAGCTATGCCACCTTTGATTTTGGGGGCTTCAAGATTCAAGTCTGGGGCCGTTAGATCTGCTTTAGGTAGCTTAGCATCTACATCAGGAAGAGACAAACCCAGATCTGGACTTCTGAGGTCAGTATCCACATCAATGTTAGGTCCTTTAACCTTTGGCCCAGATAAGCCAAATGTTGGAAATTTTATTTTTGGCATCTTGATTTTTCCAGCTGAGGCATCAATATCTGGAGCTTGAAGGTCTACATTAGGACTTTTGAGATCAGCTTTTGGTAAACTAATGTCACAATCTAGTGTATCAATACCCCCTTCAATTTTTGGTGCAGACAAAGAGAGATCCTGTGCCTCAATGACCGGTACATTTAAATCCGTATCCAACTCAGGACCCTTGGCATTTAGCCCTTTAAATTTTGGCAATTTAAATGTTGGAAACTTCAGTTTTCCATCAGGTGTGTCAAGATCTGGACCATTAAGATCCACATCCAGACCTTTGACATCAGCATTAGGCAGGCTAAAATCTAGATCCGGAGTATCTAGCCCACCCTTGATGTTCGGTCCAGAAAGATTAACATCTGGTGCACTCAAATCTGTGTTAAGATCAGCCTTTGGACCCTTTAGTGTGCCAAATTTGGGTTTCTTAAGAGTGGGCCACTTGATCTTCCCAGATGGAGCTTCAATGTTTGCGTCTGGTGCTTTAACATTGGGTaaattcaaatcaatatcaGGATCGAGATTGAGGCCAGGTGTATCAGCATGAATGTCAACATCTGGTGATTTAACCTTTGGTCCAGAAAGCATGAACTTGGGCTTTTTGAGTGTTGGGAACTTGACTTTGCCAGAGGGCTGGTCAATGTTGACATCTGCTTTGGGTAAATTCAGATCAATATCTGGTGTACTGATGTCACTCTCAAAATTTGGAACTGACAGACCGACATCTGGAGTGTTCAGATCTGCATTAAGGTCCAGGTCAGCTTTGGGGCCATGAAATTTGGGTTTTTTCCACTTCTTGTGAGGCCAGTTGATTTTCCCTGATGGAGCATCAAAGTCAACATCTGGTGCATTAATGTCTGGGACATTCAGCTCAGCATTTGGTACAGTAATGTTTGGAGATGAGAGTTGTACATCAGGTGTGTTTAGGTCGGCATCTATGTCTAAGTCTGCTTTTGGGCCTTGAACTTTGGGTTTCTTCCATTTCAGATGAGGCCAGTTGATTTTACCAATAGATGCATCTGCATCTAAATTAGGGACTTCAAGGTCTGCCTTTGTCAAATTAAGGTCAACATCTGGGGTATCTACCCCACCTCCCACTTttgggagagagagatcaaCATCTGGTGTGTTCAGGTTTGCATCTAGGTCCAGATCAGCATTTGAgccatggaaatttggtttctTCCACTTCTTGTGAGGCCAGTTGATTTTACCAGATGGGGCATCAATGTCAATATTTGGGATCTGAGCACCTACCTCAGGGGCTTCCATCTCAGCTTTGGGTAAGTTAATATCAACATCTGGTGCTTCCAGATTCCCATCAAACTTTGGTGTGGAGAGGTTGACACCAGGTGCAGACAAGTCAGCATTTAAGTTACCATCTAGCCCTTTGACCTTGGCACCTTTCCATTTTTGATGCGGCCATTTAATTTTTCCTGAGGGTGGCTCAATGTCGGTTTTTCCTAAATTTACATCTAGCCCATTCAGATTCAATTTTGGACCATCCAAATCCATATCTCGACTTTTAAGATTTAACTTTGGGTCTGGTGTTCCAAAGGCAGGTACATCTATGTCTCCAGACGCACCTACATTTGCATGTGGTGGACTGAGCTGAGGTAGATCGAAATGGGGCATTGAGAATTTGGGGGAATTGTACTGTAAGTTGCCTGTCTTGATTTCTGGTTTCGTAACATCAACGTTGAGGGTCGAGACACTGACATTGGGTGCTTTGAGGGTGCCATCTAGATCTCCGGTTACATTTGGTCCAGTCAGTCCTAGAGAGGGCATTGTGAACTTGGTGCTAGCATCAGCTGAAGGCTTATTTAGACTGAGACTGGGAAGGTCTCCATTCATAGTGGGACCCCTTAATCCCCCCTCCAACCCTTTTGAAGCATTTAGCTTTCCCCTCAGGCCATCAATGGAAAGAACTGGTGCCTGAGCAGATGCATCCAATGACAAATCCTTGTTTAGGTCGGCAATCTGTTGGGAAGGAAGTGATAAGCAAACAAGGTTAATATACATActttaacaaaatatattttaagccAGTCTTGTGTAATTTAGCGATAATCTTACTGGAAACCATATGCCCAATGTTAGACATAAAAAACGTTATCAGAGCGACAATTGGAGTGACGCTTATCagctagttcaggcagccaaccTGAGCTGCGCTGCTCTAATAATGTGACATCCTTCACTCTACACAACCCTTCATAATACACACTCATCCCAAAATGTAAGATTTCCCATCTGTCGCATTGCTTGTCAATGCCTCTGCTGCCTGTCAATACAGCCCCTCCATCACCTCAGCAACCGCCTGTAGTCTCCAACAGggagttaaatatatatatatgtttactCCAAACTCTAACTATGTTCTAACTATGAGCTGGGCAATGGAGTCCAATTCACCAATTTGCAGTGAGTTGGCATCCAACATTTTCCAAACAAGATTAATCTTTGGGGGAATTAACTGATTACATATAATAACAGTGACATACCTTTGCAGAGTCATTGAGACCGAATCCTAAGGAGCCAAGCCCAGCAGTTGCACTCAGGTCCTTCTTTGTCAGAACCTTCATGTTGTTATCATACGGCTCCAAGACCTTCAGGATGCTAAGCACTTCGTCTTTGTTGAGGTGGTCCAGGTGGATAGTGGCTGCAACAATCTCATCCCCtgcaacaaacagaaacaattcACCAAAGTCATTCCAGCAAATCAATATTCTTTCCTCAAATCCTttatctgcagctgctggttgaGCTGTCTTAAAACTGCTGTAAAAGAGTCACCGGGTTCTGTCTTACCTGCTTTCAGGCCACTCTTTGTAGCGATTGATTCATCTCTGATTCCTGTAACGATGACTCCTTTGTCTGAGTCATCTAGGACCAGGTTTTCTAAAAAACTAGTGCTGTTCCCGTTCTGTAATTAAAAGTGGTTATACAGAAAATAAGACAGGtcagaaacattttcacacatgtACAACATTAGTTTTGTgatcattcatattttaataaattatggTTGATCTATTGTCCATTAGAATCAAGAATCCATTGTGAAAATTGCTATCACATAAATGCAGAGTAAATTTCGGAACTATTCTTTGTCTTACTCACCATCATTTTGTGGGTGTTTATATCCACATATCATGGAATTTATATTGAAGTATAAGAAACCATGGAAACTCACAACGACTGCAAGGCTTCCTGTAAACACCAGAGAATAGGATTATATTAGTATAAGTTTGATCagagacatgaaaacacaatgtgcttTACATCGAGCAAGATGAAGAAAACCAGTGTTGCATTTTTAAAAATGAGCCTCTTTTCAAAACTGAAAGTCTAGTGCAATTATAACTGTTTGTGAAAAAAAGTTCCCTCTTTTATTAACCTGCCTACGTCCACAACACGAATACTGCCAGCAGCATGATTTTCATTCCAATAACGCACGGTATGTtgtgaatttaaaaaatgtccaaaGTGGATATGACTGTGATGTATGTTGACAGGTCATGATTTAGACTGTAGTCTTATTAAATATTGAACCACTGCCCAAAAACCCTTTACTATGTTCATGACTCCAGGTTGTTTTGCTGTCTAATGTAGCCTGTTATGCCAAATAAGTTACTGCACCTAAAGTCTGGCAATTCctgatatttatattataacatTACGTGGAATACGAGATATGACCTgggcagaggagaagatggcCATACAACAGGACAACAGGACAACAGGTCAAAAATAAATTCTTGAAAAGAGCATGACCTTTCTTTTATATAGATTCTAGGAATCCATCAAACCAACGCTGTGTAGCTGTCACTCATTACTCTGTGTGCACATCAATGTCTGTGCTCACCTGCTCCCTGATTTTCTGACCCCAGCTGACAGAGAAACAACGACGCCCACACACATATCATCTCACACTTCAGGAATTTAAAACTTCTGCTAGGTTTGTGCATGGGAATGTAGGCATCCAAACCAGTCTGATTGGGTGCATTCTGAACACACACGCAGCCCAGCCTGCAGCCACACCCCAAAATCATCACGCATAAATGCTAATGTATTCCACTTGTAACATGGTCGCATATAGACTAAGACAGAGCAGACTTTAACCTGCTCAGTGTTGGGTTGCgaaaaacagcaggagaaagaaaTTAAGAAAGGATGTCTTCTTCCACTAAGAATCAAACTGTGTCCTAATGCTATAAAACAAACCGAATGTAACCTaatggcaagatactgaacccctaaatggcccctcataaatgttgagtgtaataattgtaagtcgctttggataaaagcgtcagccaaatgacatgtaatgtaatgtaatgtgaatcAGTTAACACCTCATCTGTGCTAAGGCAACAGTCCTGAACAGACTCCTAAAAGTAATTATGTCTTCAAGTGGATaaacaacaaagcaaacaatGAGTTCGCAATGAGACGCCACATGGTAAGAAATGTGTGcgtaatacatttttaaagaatatatataaagtgaaaGCTGCAGCACTGATCAGAGTAGCCGATGTCACTGTTCTTGCACATGCATCCTTAATTCTCAAAGAAATAACAGATGGAAATAAGGACATACGACATAACTGCTTAGGCTCTGTGTGTGGGAAAGCAAACCAGAAACTAGAGTCTTGGAAAATAGGAAAGGCAGTAAAGTCACAAACGATTTCCCCCAAAATTATTAGAGCTTTGCTCTAATAATAGGTGTGTCCTTTTAATCAGGGTGTCAACATCAATACTGATACCAACCACTGAGCAAAACTGCAGGGTGTGAGTCTGATGACCGGTTGGGCATGTCCCAGTTAGAAAAACAGTATGTCGCTGTCATAGCAATTTCTGCAATCCCACCTTGACAAAGAGGAACGAGACgcaattctcttacagtataGTCACAACTTAAATGTTCAGAGCATGGTGCATACGACAAAGGCTAGTTTGTAATATCCACACCGATGGGAAACAgttctttgtctttatacatttggctcaTCCCTCCCACTCTGGTTGGGGTTGTTACTAAGTCAAAGGTCAGGATCTTCTGATGAGATCAAGGCAACATTGCCTTAGTTAAACCAATCAGGCCAATATTCATTCAGTTGAACAGGATACAGCATGATCAAGGTTACATTGTATGAGATTgaatcatgatcaatcaaaggggaaaaatgttacatttcccttacagtCGCACAGACAGTACTATTCATTAGCAATTTAGcgtttgttaaattaaaaacgatatatatttttatctacagtttaattattttattttgaagcatcACTTGTCACATATGTCTCTGCCATGCAGCTGGGTCGTGACATATTACAGATGCATCGTAAAAAACCTGTCTTGTAAATAAAGAATATATTATGAGATGACCTTATTCCAGTGAATGTCAAGTATATGGACATAAAGTTTCAAACAGCTGTTGAAAAAGCTGTCTGTGAGTATTCCATCACCAGAACTGGGAACCTTTTAATTTGAAGCTTCATATTCAAATCAATTATTTTCCTTACAACTCAATATAACTGAATAAAAAGGAGTTAAAACCTTAATCTGATTAACACAATAGAGGATGTTTTTAGTTATCTCATATCAAGAAACAAGCCATAGTCCATAGACATCAATTTTGATGGTCTCACCGTGTGGTGCTGCCAAGGATGCCTGCACGTAAGGAAAGCCCAGGGAGatgtctcctcctcagtgaaTCCCTTCTGCTCTGTCAGGTAGGACGAGATGGATCTGCCTATAAGGTTAAAGCCAACAAGGAGAACAGGTTAGGCCACCTCAGAACCGCCTCTCCTAGTACCCCCTTTCCTCCATgcatagtacacacacacacacacacacatgcacacaccttgACTTCGAAAAATGtgtcacagagcagagcagccgaAACCGGACTAGAAGGCACAGAAGAGAGACACATAGCAGCCAGAGACACACCACTCCTTCTTAACAGGACGAACCAGgtttacaaagaaacaaatacgTAGCAACACTGTCgagcacacaaaaacacttcacTAGCACACACATTTTGTACATTGTCTTCATATGACGGgccaaaaaaaacaccagcTTCGAGTCATTTTATCACCTTGGATTCAAATCGTTTTTCATGATTTGACTATTTAAGTAATTTATAAATTCCTTGAAGTGAAATCTTGAAGTGTCTATTTTCTATACTCCTGGTTTCACTAGTTTGTAATGATATGAGCACATGATTGCAATCAATTTGTAGAGCTTCCGGACAGCTTTTATAGCTTTCACTGTTATTGTT
The Platichthys flesus chromosome 12, fPlaFle2.1, whole genome shotgun sequence DNA segment above includes these coding regions:
- the si:ch211-125o16.4 gene encoding neuroblast differentiation-associated protein AHNAK; this translates as MMNGNSTSFLENLVLDDSDKGVIVTGIRDESIATKSGLKAGDEIVAATIHLDHLNKDEVLSILKVLEPYDNNMKVLTKKDLSATAGLGSLGFGLNDSAKIADLNKDLSLDASAQAPVLSIDGLRGKLNASKGLEGGLRGPTMNGDLPSLSLNKPSADASTKFTMPSLGLTGPNVTGDLDGTLKAPNVSVSTLNVDVTKPEIKTGNLQYNSPKFSMPHFDLPQLSPPHANVGASGDIDVPAFGTPDPKLNLKSRDMDLDGPKLNLNGLDVNLGKTDIEPPSGKIKWPHQKWKGAKVKGLDGNLNADLSAPGVNLSTPKFDGNLEAPDVDINLPKAEMEAPEVGAQIPNIDIDAPSGKINWPHKKWKKPNFHGSNADLDLDANLNTPDVDLSLPKVGGGVDTPDVDLNLTKADLEVPNLDADASIGKINWPHLKWKKPKVQGPKADLDIDADLNTPDVQLSSPNITVPNAELNVPDINAPDVDFDAPSGKINWPHKKWKKPKFHGPKADLDLNADLNTPDVGLSVPNFESDISTPDIDLNLPKADVNIDQPSGKVKFPTLKKPKFMLSGPKVKSPDVDIHADTPGLNLDPDIDLNLPNVKAPDANIEAPSGKIKWPTLKKPKFGTLKGPKADLNTDLSAPDVNLSGPNIKGGLDTPDLDFSLPNADVKGLDVDLNGPDLDTPDGKLKFPTFKLPKFKGLNAKGPELDTDLNVPVIEAQDLSLSAPKIEGGIDTLDCDISLPKADLKSPNVDLQAPDIDASAGKIKMPKIKFPTFGLSGPKVKGPNIDVDTDLRSPDLGLSLPDVDAKLPKADLTAPDLNLEAPKIKGGIAAPDWNLKAPDVDVKTPDVDIDAPGKFKMPSFSLPKWNIGGSKAQLPDAELTTPGVSVPDVDVNLPSADVKTPMWNLSAPTIKGDLDADLKTDLPDLKLSTPNINAKGDLGLPKAGLKVPDLSRSSPNIDGNFSAPNIDTKLPKAQLDAPDVNINGPDAKLNKPAFNSPLGDLKLPFKIPKFGLSKSEVEVPSVHPSAEAGMDAPKVNIGNITADANMSALKLDTSLNTETDGSGDEMEIPAFRSHRLPRHGIDGSESNDIFGLSKPVTDEKDYVFSKGIRLPILNAKSAGGEKIDIMERLKMAMQKGPSPNVTPTEVKTDIDLKLAAPSLDASASTEAEDSFLVRGGTFKVDKLESALGLAGPEILKSDENDKMSLSLSNMLGLNVKV